The proteins below come from a single Methylobacterium sp. SyP6R genomic window:
- the flgG gene encoding flagellar basal-body rod protein FlgG → MRALAVAATGMSAQQLNLEVIANNIANLNTTGFKGARAEFTDLLYQAERQQGVPNQSGQEAVPEGAMLGLGVRAAAIRNLHRQGQLTNTANQLDLAINGRGYFQITSPSGEINYTRAGAFNKNATGQLVTLEGYTVDPAILIPPTATEITINQSGQVYAKIDGQVAQQNIGTITIANFANESGLEPLGNGLYRETPASGAAVIGNPGDASYGKLQQGYLEGSNVDPVKEITSLITAQRSFEMNSKVIQAVDEMAGTISKGIR, encoded by the coding sequence ATGAGAGCGCTCGCCGTCGCCGCCACGGGCATGTCCGCCCAGCAGCTCAACCTCGAAGTCATCGCCAACAACATCGCCAACCTGAACACCACCGGGTTCAAGGGGGCGCGCGCCGAGTTCACCGACCTGCTCTACCAGGCCGAGCGGCAGCAGGGCGTGCCCAACCAGTCCGGCCAGGAGGCGGTCCCCGAGGGCGCGATGCTCGGGCTGGGCGTGCGCGCCGCGGCGATCCGCAACCTGCACCGCCAGGGCCAGCTCACCAATACGGCCAACCAGCTCGATCTCGCCATCAATGGCCGCGGCTACTTCCAGATCACGAGCCCGAGCGGCGAGATCAACTACACCCGCGCCGGCGCCTTCAACAAGAACGCCACCGGCCAGCTCGTCACGCTCGAAGGCTATACGGTCGATCCGGCGATCCTGATCCCGCCGACCGCGACCGAGATCACCATCAACCAGTCGGGCCAGGTCTACGCCAAGATCGACGGCCAGGTGGCGCAACAGAATATCGGCACGATCACCATCGCCAACTTCGCCAACGAGTCGGGTCTCGAGCCCCTCGGCAACGGCCTCTACCGCGAGACCCCGGCCTCGGGCGCGGCGGTGATCGGCAACCCGGGCGATGCCAGCTACGGCAAGCTCCAGCAGGGCTACCTCGAGGGCTCGAACGTCGATCCGGTGAAGGAGATCACCAGCCTGATCACCGCCCAGCGCTCGTTCGAGATGAACTCCAAGGTGATCCAGGCCGTCGACGAGATGGCGGGCACGATCTCCAAGGGCATCCGGTAA
- the flgA gene encoding flagellar basal body P-ring formation chaperone FlgA — protein MRSLLRHSRLLLALVLPALVGLCLPAALGVAAPVPSSPADAPSALTEMMLPVPTVTIYPGDTIKETMLRLQAYPTTYRARAAVIDAPMAIVGRTARRMLLPGEPVPVNAVDDPRLVSRGTPTQMIFEENGLVITAVGAPLQNGGLGETIRVRNTDTNRIVLGTVMADGRIKIGGF, from the coding sequence ATGCGTTCCCTCCTCCGGCACTCCCGTCTCCTCCTGGCGCTGGTCCTCCCGGCCCTGGTCGGCCTGTGTCTTCCGGCCGCCCTCGGCGTGGCCGCGCCAGTCCCGTCGTCACCCGCCGACGCGCCCTCGGCCCTCACCGAGATGATGCTGCCGGTGCCGACCGTGACGATCTATCCGGGCGACACGATCAAGGAGACGATGCTGCGGCTCCAGGCCTACCCGACGACCTACCGGGCCCGGGCCGCGGTGATCGACGCGCCGATGGCCATCGTCGGGCGCACCGCCCGCCGGATGCTGCTGCCGGGCGAGCCGGTGCCGGTCAACGCCGTCGACGATCCCCGCCTCGTGAGCCGGGGCACGCCGACCCAGATGATCTTCGAGGAGAACGGCCTCGTCATCACGGCGGTCGGGGCGCCGCTGCAGAATGGCGGCCTCGGCGAGACCATCCGGGTGCGCAACACCGACACCAACCGCATCGTGCTCGGCACGGTGATGGCCGACGGCCGCATCAAGATCGGCGGTTTCTGA
- the flgI gene encoding flagellar basal body P-ring protein FlgI, with the protein MRAPFRIALALAVALVPVLPTRAAAPVIASGGYARIKDVASLKGVRDNQIVGYGLVTGLQGTGDTLRNAQFTEQSLQSMLDRMGINVRDARLRTRNVAAVMVTADLPPYVGAGSRIDVTVTSLGDATSLRGGTLLMTPLSGGDGNVYAAAQGPLAVSGFSAQGQAEQLTQGVPTAGRIPNGALIEREVPGAFRDLPELIFELKNPDFKTATMVADAINTYAMGRFRHRIASPRDQRSVVLQRPRDMILPRLVAEIGDLTIQPDVPARVVVDQRTGTVVIGRNVQISTVAVTHGNLTVRVTETPEVSQPAPFSNGQTTVVPRTEVAAREEQGRLAVLGGSDLQTLVRGLNQVGLKPTDIIAILQAVKTAGALQAELVVQ; encoded by the coding sequence ATGCGGGCCCCGTTCCGCATCGCCCTCGCGTTGGCCGTGGCCCTGGTGCCGGTCCTGCCCACCCGCGCCGCCGCGCCGGTCATCGCCAGCGGCGGCTATGCCCGCATCAAGGACGTCGCCAGCCTCAAGGGCGTGCGCGACAACCAGATCGTCGGCTACGGCCTCGTCACCGGCCTCCAGGGCACCGGCGACACCCTGCGCAACGCCCAGTTCACCGAGCAGTCGCTGCAATCGATGCTCGACCGGATGGGCATCAATGTGCGCGACGCGCGCCTGCGCACTCGCAACGTCGCCGCCGTGATGGTGACCGCCGACCTGCCGCCCTACGTCGGCGCCGGCTCGCGCATCGACGTCACGGTGACCTCGCTGGGCGACGCGACCTCGTTGCGCGGCGGCACCCTGCTGATGACCCCCCTGTCGGGCGGCGACGGCAACGTCTATGCGGCGGCGCAAGGCCCGCTCGCGGTCTCGGGCTTCTCGGCTCAAGGGCAAGCCGAGCAGCTGACGCAGGGCGTGCCGACCGCCGGCCGCATCCCCAACGGCGCGCTCATCGAGCGCGAGGTGCCGGGTGCGTTCCGCGATCTGCCCGAGCTGATCTTCGAGCTGAAGAACCCCGACTTCAAGACCGCCACGATGGTGGCCGACGCCATCAACACCTACGCGATGGGCCGCTTCCGCCACCGCATCGCCAGCCCGCGCGACCAGCGCTCGGTGGTGCTCCAGCGCCCCCGCGACATGATCCTGCCGCGCCTCGTCGCCGAGATCGGCGACCTGACGATCCAGCCCGACGTGCCGGCCCGGGTCGTGGTCGACCAGCGCACCGGCACGGTGGTGATCGGCCGCAACGTCCAGATCTCCACGGTGGCGGTCACCCACGGCAACCTCACGGTGCGGGTCACCGAGACGCCGGAAGTGTCGCAGCCCGCGCCCTTCTCCAACGGCCAGACCACGGTGGTGCCGCGCACCGAGGTGGCGGCCCGCGAGGAGCAGGGCCGGCTCGCGGTGCTCGGCGGCTCCGACCTCCAGACCCTGGTGCGCGGCCTCAACCAGGTGGGGCTGAAGCCCACCGACATCATCGCGATCCTCCAGGCGGTGAAGACCGCCGGCGCCCTCCAGGCGGAGCTCGTCGTCCAATGA
- a CDS encoding MotE family protein — protein sequence MTRILLTALLLALAGPALAAGDGHGGAASDPAKDAAMRAIAARDAPKEPTAQDFAAGAAKDPAKTGYCATIADAAADARFAWQKDQLAALEKQVEERIRRLEEKRAEYEAVVQRRKEFLAKADESVVAVYAKMRADAAALQLTNMPEDNAAAILVKLNARTASAVLAEMEASRAASLARKMAEAGRRKDNEKS from the coding sequence ATGACCCGGATCCTCCTCACCGCCCTCCTGCTGGCGCTGGCCGGTCCGGCGCTCGCCGCCGGCGACGGTCATGGCGGGGCGGCGAGCGACCCGGCCAAGGATGCGGCGATGCGGGCCATCGCCGCCCGCGACGCGCCCAAGGAGCCGACGGCGCAGGACTTCGCCGCCGGGGCGGCCAAGGACCCGGCCAAGACCGGCTACTGCGCCACCATCGCGGATGCGGCGGCCGATGCCCGCTTCGCCTGGCAGAAGGATCAGCTCGCCGCGCTCGAGAAGCAGGTCGAGGAGCGCATCCGCCGCCTCGAGGAGAAGCGCGCCGAGTACGAGGCGGTGGTCCAGCGCCGCAAGGAATTCCTGGCTAAGGCCGACGAGAGCGTGGTCGCGGTCTACGCCAAGATGCGCGCCGACGCGGCGGCGCTCCAGCTCACCAACATGCCCGAGGACAACGCCGCGGCGATCCTGGTGAAGCTCAACGCCCGCACGGCGAGCGCGGTGCTCGCCGAGATGGAGGCGTCCCGCGCCGCGTCGCTCGCCCGCAAGATGGCCGAGGCCGGCCGCCGCAAGGACAACGAGAAATCGTGA
- the flgH gene encoding flagellar basal body L-ring protein FlgH, producing MTHFASSGRLLTLRLLPLAAAGLALAGCQSKLDEFGRPPVLTPIGTGLSAPREALPSTFGSLQSRHSYHSTWTPASADLFQDPRARNIGDVLTVSILINDKAQFDNASDRSRSQKSSLGFDFGYGVSGLKDSATADTGIRSGTETKGQGTIDRKENLSLSVAAVITEVLPNGNLLISGSQEIRVNNEVRVLNVAGIVRPRDISRKNTIDYDKIAEARVSYGGRGRLTDVQGPTLGQQIFETVAPF from the coding sequence ATGACCCATTTCGCTTCCTCCGGCCGCCTCCTGACGCTCCGACTGCTTCCCCTGGCGGCCGCCGGCCTGGCGCTGGCCGGCTGCCAGAGCAAGCTCGACGAGTTCGGCCGTCCGCCGGTCCTGACGCCGATCGGCACCGGGCTTTCCGCCCCGCGCGAGGCCCTGCCCTCGACCTTCGGTTCGCTCCAGAGCCGGCACAGCTATCACTCGACCTGGACGCCGGCGAGCGCCGACCTGTTTCAGGATCCCCGCGCCCGCAACATCGGCGACGTGCTGACGGTCAGCATCCTGATCAACGACAAGGCGCAGTTCGACAATGCGAGCGACCGCTCGCGCAGCCAGAAATCGAGCCTCGGCTTCGATTTCGGCTACGGCGTCTCGGGCCTGAAGGATTCGGCCACCGCCGATACCGGCATCCGCTCGGGCACCGAGACCAAGGGCCAGGGCACCATCGACCGCAAGGAGAATTTGAGCCTGTCGGTGGCCGCGGTGATCACCGAGGTGCTGCCGAACGGCAACCTCCTGATCAGCGGCTCGCAGGAGATCCGGGTCAACAACGAGGTGCGCGTGCTCAACGTCGCCGGCATCGTGCGGCCGCGCGACATCTCGCGCAAGAACACCATCGACTACGACAAGATCGCCGAGGCCCGGGTCTCCTACGGTGGCCGCGGCCGCCTGACCGACGTGCAGGGGCCGACCCTCGGCCAGCAGATCTTCGAGACCGTCGCGCCGTTCTGA
- a CDS encoding flagellar basal body-associated FliL family protein: MADKKDEKKGGGKAWIGALALCTLVAIGTGAGLGLYLMTSVEKAVDQKTREAQEHEKATKVLNYSGDLTLRSVGSVVTNLAEPADSWIRLESSVVFKTGSLPTPDITVAEIKADIVAYLRTLSTAQIEGASGLQHLREDLNERVALRTKGAIRELIVEALVVQ; the protein is encoded by the coding sequence ATGGCGGACAAGAAGGACGAGAAGAAGGGCGGCGGAAAGGCCTGGATCGGCGCCCTCGCCCTCTGCACCCTGGTGGCGATCGGCACCGGCGCGGGTCTCGGCCTGTACCTGATGACGAGCGTCGAGAAGGCGGTCGACCAGAAGACCCGCGAGGCCCAGGAGCACGAGAAGGCCACCAAGGTCCTGAACTATTCCGGCGACCTCACCCTGCGCAGCGTCGGCTCGGTGGTGACGAACCTCGCCGAGCCGGCCGATTCCTGGATCCGGCTCGAATCCTCGGTGGTGTTCAAGACCGGCAGCCTGCCCACCCCCGACATCACGGTGGCGGAGATCAAGGCCGACATCGTCGCCTACCTGCGCACGCTCTCGACGGCGCAGATCGAGGGGGCGAGCGGCCTCCAGCACCTGCGCGAGGACCTCAACGAGCGCGTCGCGTTGCGCACCAAGGGGGCGATCCGCGAGCTGATCGTCGAGGCGCTGGTGGTGCAATGA
- the fliP gene encoding flagellar type III secretion system pore protein FliP (The bacterial flagellar biogenesis protein FliP forms a type III secretion system (T3SS)-type pore required for flagellar assembly.), whose translation MKGVRVSRRLKVVLGVVALVLLPAGAALAQGAGGAAGSVTGIPGLDALLPPGNGAASGRILQMVALLTVLSLAPGLLVMVTSFTRFAVAFSFLRSGLGLQSTPANLFLVSLSLFMTFYVMAPTFDRAWNEGVRPLQENRITEEEAFTRIADPFREFMSAQVRPKDLQTFQDLASRTFPKAQDGEKIDLRILIPAFMISELRRGFEIGFLIALPFLVIDMIVSTIVMSMGMMMLPPTVISLPFKVLFFILIDGWNLLVSGLVRSFF comes from the coding sequence ATGAAGGGTGTTCGCGTGAGCCGGCGTCTCAAGGTCGTTCTCGGGGTCGTCGCCCTCGTGCTCCTGCCCGCCGGGGCCGCCCTGGCGCAGGGCGCAGGCGGCGCCGCGGGCAGCGTCACCGGCATCCCGGGCCTCGACGCGCTGCTGCCGCCGGGCAACGGCGCGGCGAGCGGGCGCATCCTGCAAATGGTGGCGCTGCTCACGGTGCTGTCGCTGGCGCCGGGGCTGCTCGTGATGGTGACGAGCTTCACGCGCTTTGCCGTCGCCTTCTCGTTCCTGCGCTCGGGCCTCGGCCTCCAGAGCACGCCGGCCAACCTGTTCCTCGTCAGTCTGTCGCTGTTCATGACCTTCTACGTCATGGCGCCGACCTTCGACCGGGCCTGGAACGAGGGCGTGCGCCCGCTCCAGGAGAACCGGATCACCGAGGAGGAGGCCTTCACCCGCATCGCCGACCCGTTCCGCGAGTTCATGTCGGCCCAGGTGCGGCCGAAGGACCTCCAGACCTTCCAGGATCTCGCCAGCCGCACCTTCCCGAAGGCACAGGACGGCGAGAAGATCGACCTGCGCATCCTGATCCCAGCCTTCATGATCTCCGAGCTGCGCCGCGGCTTCGAGATCGGGTTCCTGATCGCCCTGCCCTTCCTCGTCATCGACATGATCGTCTCGACGATCGTGATGTCGATGGGCATGATGATGCTGCCGCCGACGGTGATCTCGCTGCCGTTCAAGGTGTTGTTCTTCATCTTGATCGACGGATGGAACTTGCTGGTGAGCGGGCTGGTCCGGTCGTTCTTCTAG
- the eutC gene encoding ethanolamine ammonia-lyase subunit EutC yields the protein MSRDDDPAAIWQRLAALTPARIALGRAGSGLPTREVLRFGLAHAQARDAVHTPLDADGVRAGIAALGFETLAAASAAPDRATYLRRPDLGRRLDAASAQALAAAAGDPVDLALVVADGLSARAVHEGAVPFLDALKPALAGSGWRVAPVVVATQSRVALGDAVGALLRARAVAVMIGERPGLSSPDSLGIYLTFDPRPGRTDAERNCLSNVRAAGLKPDLAAFKLHWLIGQALSRRLTGVALKDESDRLLAGPGERPIDAARPNPPPSAGEGTPRSGAGEGTPLPERSRL from the coding sequence GTGAGCCGGGACGACGATCCGGCCGCGATCTGGCAGCGCCTCGCCGCCCTCACCCCGGCCCGCATCGCGCTCGGCCGTGCCGGTTCCGGCCTGCCGACCCGGGAGGTGCTGCGCTTCGGCCTCGCCCATGCCCAGGCCCGCGACGCGGTGCACACGCCCCTCGACGCGGACGGCGTGCGGGCCGGGATCGCCGCCCTCGGCTTCGAGACCCTGGCGGCGGCCTCGGCGGCGCCGGACCGGGCGACCTACCTGCGCCGGCCCGATCTCGGGCGCCGGCTCGACGCGGCCTCCGCGCAGGCGCTCGCCGCGGCCGCCGGCGATCCGGTCGATCTCGCGCTCGTGGTGGCGGACGGACTCTCGGCTCGCGCCGTCCACGAGGGCGCGGTGCCGTTTCTCGACGCGTTGAAGCCGGCGCTCGCCGGGTCCGGCTGGCGCGTCGCACCGGTGGTGGTGGCGACGCAGAGCCGCGTGGCGCTCGGCGACGCGGTCGGGGCGCTGCTCCGGGCCCGCGCCGTCGCGGTGATGATCGGCGAGAGGCCCGGCCTGTCCTCGCCCGACAGCCTCGGGATCTACCTCACCTTCGATCCGCGGCCCGGCCGCACCGATGCCGAGCGCAACTGCCTGTCGAATGTGCGGGCGGCGGGGCTCAAGCCCGACCTGGCGGCGTTCAAACTGCACTGGCTGATCGGCCAGGCGCTGAGCCGGCGGCTGACCGGCGTGGCGCTGAAGGACGAGAGCGACCGGCTGCTGGCGGGACCCGGGGAGAGGCCGATCGACGCTGCGCGCCCGAACCCTCCCCCCTCTGCGGGGGAGGGTACCCCACGGAGCGGGGCGGGAGAGGGGACGCCGCTTCCGGAGAGGTCGCGACTGTGA
- a CDS encoding ethanolamine ammonia-lyase subunit EutB — protein MRYRHVVGPRTFVFSDLAELMAKASPPRSGDRLAGLAAESAEEGVAARWCLAEVPLSEILARPLIPYEADDVTRLILDTHDAAAFARVKHLTVGDFREFLLTASPEILAAIAPGVTPEIAAAVSKIMRNQDLILVARKARVVTRLRNTIGLPGTLAVRLQPNHPSDDPAGITASILDGLAYGCGDACIGINPVSDSVQGLTGLLHLLAELIERFDIPTQGCVLTHVTTTLEAMNRGVPVDLVFQSIAGTQAANASFGVTLPLLKEAHEAALAQRRGTVGDNVMYFETGQGSALSAEAHHGIDQQTLEARAYAVARAFRPLLVNTVVGFIGPEYLYDGKEIIRAGLEDHFCGKLMGVPLGVDVCYTNHAEADQDDMDTLLTLLGAAGVTYVMGVPGADDVMLNYQSTSFHDQLYLREVMGLGRAPEFAAWLARMGLAEADGALRPGGGAPLLAAAPGLAA, from the coding sequence ATGCGCTACCGTCACGTCGTCGGACCCCGGACCTTCGTCTTTTCCGATCTCGCCGAGCTGATGGCGAAGGCGAGCCCGCCGCGCTCCGGCGACCGGCTCGCCGGCCTGGCGGCGGAAAGCGCCGAGGAAGGCGTGGCGGCGCGCTGGTGCCTCGCCGAGGTGCCTTTGTCCGAGATCCTGGCCCGGCCGCTGATTCCCTACGAAGCCGACGACGTCACCCGGCTGATCCTCGACACCCACGATGCGGCGGCCTTCGCCCGCGTCAAGCACCTCACCGTGGGCGATTTCCGCGAGTTCCTCCTCACCGCCTCGCCGGAGATCCTGGCGGCGATCGCCCCCGGGGTGACGCCGGAGATCGCCGCCGCGGTGTCGAAGATCATGCGCAACCAGGACCTGATCCTGGTCGCCCGCAAGGCCCGGGTGGTCACGCGCCTGCGCAACACGATCGGGCTGCCCGGCACGCTGGCGGTGCGGCTCCAGCCCAACCACCCGAGCGACGATCCCGCAGGCATCACCGCCTCGATCCTCGACGGGCTCGCTTACGGCTGCGGCGATGCCTGCATCGGCATCAATCCGGTCTCGGATTCGGTGCAGGGGCTGACCGGCCTACTGCATCTTCTGGCCGAGCTGATCGAGCGCTTCGACATCCCCACGCAAGGCTGCGTCCTCACCCACGTCACCACGACGCTGGAGGCGATGAATCGCGGCGTGCCGGTCGATCTCGTGTTCCAGTCGATCGCGGGGACGCAAGCCGCCAATGCCTCGTTCGGCGTCACGCTCCCGCTGCTGAAGGAGGCGCACGAGGCGGCCCTGGCGCAGAGGCGCGGGACGGTCGGCGACAACGTGATGTATTTCGAGACCGGGCAGGGCTCGGCCCTGTCGGCCGAGGCCCATCACGGCATCGACCAGCAGACCCTGGAGGCCCGGGCCTACGCGGTGGCCCGCGCCTTCCGGCCGCTCCTCGTCAACACGGTGGTGGGCTTCATCGGCCCGGAATACCTCTACGACGGCAAGGAGATCATCCGAGCCGGGCTGGAGGATCATTTCTGCGGCAAGCTGATGGGCGTGCCGCTCGGAGTCGACGTCTGCTACACCAACCACGCCGAGGCCGACCAGGACGACATGGACACGCTGCTGACGCTGCTGGGTGCGGCCGGCGTGACCTATGTCATGGGCGTGCCGGGCGCCGACGACGTGATGCTGAACTACCAATCGACCTCGTTCCACGACCAGCTCTACCTGCGCGAGGTGATGGGACTCGGGCGGGCGCCCGAATTCGCAGCCTGGCTCGCCCGGATGGGGCTGGCCGAGGCCGACGGGGCGTTGCGGCCCGGCGGCGGTGCGCCGCTCCTCGCGGCGGCACCGGGGCTCGCGGCGTGA
- a CDS encoding transglutaminase-like domain-containing protein has protein sequence MRYTLGCHLAYEVETETVFIFNLEVARLARHHDLRETLRLTPDLPMRRHEAPETGNRYVAVTVPPGSFSLDYAAEVTLDPHRADPAGIAETPVKDLPLDILPYLLPSRFVSSDRLTPFAQAEFGDAPPGFERVSRICNWIHDHIAYVRGASDEETTADETLLKRAGVCRDFAHLGAAFCRALGIPARFVSCYAYGLVPPDFHAVFEAYLGGRWWLFDATRQANLDGLVRIGVGRDAAEIAFATPFGEMKPTGMEIRIDRADGAPETGERTVAAIATADDGPDAADGPR, from the coding sequence GTGCGCTACACTTTAGGTTGCCATCTCGCCTATGAGGTCGAGACCGAGACGGTCTTCATCTTCAACCTGGAGGTCGCCCGGCTGGCGCGCCACCACGACCTGCGGGAGACGCTGCGCCTGACACCCGACCTGCCCATGCGCCGGCACGAAGCGCCCGAGACCGGCAACCGCTACGTCGCCGTCACGGTGCCGCCCGGATCGTTCAGCCTCGACTACGCGGCGGAGGTAACCCTCGATCCCCATCGGGCCGATCCTGCCGGCATCGCCGAGACGCCGGTGAAGGACCTGCCCCTCGACATCCTGCCCTACCTGCTGCCGAGCCGCTTCGTCTCCTCCGACCGGCTCACGCCCTTCGCCCAGGCCGAGTTCGGCGATGCGCCCCCCGGCTTCGAGCGGGTGAGCCGGATCTGCAACTGGATCCACGATCACATCGCCTATGTGCGCGGCGCCAGCGACGAGGAGACCACCGCCGACGAGACGCTCTTGAAACGGGCAGGGGTGTGCCGCGATTTCGCGCATCTCGGCGCGGCCTTCTGCCGGGCGCTCGGCATCCCGGCCCGCTTCGTCAGCTGCTACGCCTACGGCCTGGTGCCGCCCGACTTCCACGCGGTGTTCGAGGCCTATCTCGGCGGCCGCTGGTGGCTGTTCGACGCGACGCGACAGGCCAATCTCGACGGGCTGGTGCGGATCGGTGTCGGGCGCGACGCGGCCGAGATCGCCTTCGCGACTCCCTTCGGCGAGATGAAGCCGACCGGCATGGAGATCCGCATCGATCGGGCCGACGGCGCGCCGGAGACCGGCGAGCGGACGGTAGCGGCGATCGCGACGGCGGACGACGGTCCTGACGCGGCGGACGGCCCGCGCTAG
- a CDS encoding DUF6894 family protein: MHRYFFDLDAGTWDARDTIGVVLTDAGAAHAEAVQALRSCALDPARSAGAILAMNVRDETGRTVFRVSLTAA, encoded by the coding sequence GTGCACCGCTACTTCTTCGACCTCGATGCCGGAACCTGGGACGCCCGCGACACGATCGGCGTGGTGCTCACCGACGCCGGCGCCGCCCATGCCGAGGCCGTCCAGGCCCTGCGCTCCTGCGCCCTCGACCCGGCCCGGTCCGCCGGTGCGATCCTCGCCATGAACGTCCGCGACGAGACCGGGCGGACGGTGTTCCGGGTGTCGCTGACAGCCGCGTAG
- a CDS encoding PepSY domain-containing protein: protein MLTRFLAAAGALALTTGLALAQTTAPTAPTAPGTAPAATSDMKDMKEWQAAKLAKVSLADAITTAQQKDGNGRAIDADFEKADGKNPMHWAIKVVYPDGKLVEHGINAETGALYKSENQPIERYFTRLKVADFNNAKVSLKDALVIAEKQAGGGKAYEAEVERDGKAVAYEIKVALADREQEVKVGPDGQIMKD from the coding sequence ATGCTGACCCGCTTCCTCGCCGCCGCCGGCGCCCTCGCCCTCACCACCGGCCTCGCGCTGGCCCAGACCACGGCGCCGACCGCCCCGACCGCGCCGGGCACTGCCCCCGCCGCGACGAGCGACATGAAGGACATGAAGGAGTGGCAGGCCGCCAAGCTCGCCAAGGTCAGCCTGGCCGATGCCATCACCACCGCCCAGCAGAAGGACGGCAACGGCCGCGCCATCGACGCCGACTTCGAGAAGGCCGACGGCAAGAACCCGATGCACTGGGCGATCAAGGTCGTCTATCCGGACGGCAAGCTGGTCGAGCACGGCATCAATGCCGAGACCGGCGCACTCTACAAGAGCGAGAACCAGCCGATCGAGCGCTACTTCACCCGCCTGAAAGTCGCCGACTTCAACAACGCCAAGGTCTCCCTGAAGGACGCCCTGGTGATCGCCGAGAAGCAGGCCGGCGGCGGCAAGGCCTACGAGGCCGAGGTCGAGCGCGACGGCAAGGCCGTCGCCTACGAGATCAAGGTGGCGCTGGCGGATCGTGAGCAGGAAGTGAAGGTCGGGCCGGATGGCCAGATCATGAAGGACTAA
- a CDS encoding pyridoxamine 5'-phosphate oxidase family protein, with amino-acid sequence MSVFFGESHRRLQDEHGTRRLADRLEEHAHDAFEMPERDFIAGATMVFLSTVDGNGQPTVSYKGGPPGFVRITGPSELVFPSYDGNGMFLTLGNLGQNPRIGLLFIDFENPHRLRIHGTATLADEAALLALYPGADHVVRVTVDTIFVNCGRYIHRSRGTALSPHLPDADGHQPFPAWKRIDIFEGALPEGDDREVARKGGTIALDAYRGEADPG; translated from the coding sequence ATGAGCGTCTTCTTCGGCGAGAGCCATCGGCGTCTGCAGGACGAGCACGGCACGCGCCGCCTCGCCGACCGCCTGGAAGAGCACGCACACGACGCGTTCGAGATGCCGGAGCGCGACTTCATCGCCGGCGCCACGATGGTCTTTCTGAGCACCGTGGACGGTAACGGCCAGCCGACCGTGTCCTACAAGGGCGGACCGCCCGGGTTCGTGCGCATCACCGGACCGAGCGAGCTGGTTTTCCCGAGCTACGACGGGAACGGCATGTTCCTGACCCTCGGCAACCTTGGGCAGAATCCCCGCATCGGCCTGCTCTTCATCGATTTCGAGAACCCGCACCGCCTGCGGATCCACGGCACCGCGACGCTCGCCGACGAGGCCGCCCTGCTGGCGCTCTATCCCGGCGCCGACCACGTCGTTCGGGTCACGGTCGACACGATCTTCGTCAATTGCGGCCGCTACATCCACCGGAGCCGGGGGACTGCGCTCTCGCCGCACCTGCCCGACGCGGACGGGCACCAGCCGTTCCCGGCCTGGAAGCGGATCGACATCTTCGAGGGCGCCCTGCCGGAGGGCGACGACCGCGAAGTTGCCCGCAAGGGCGGGACGATCGCGCTCGATGCCTATCGCGGCGAGGCCGATCCGGGCTGA
- a CDS encoding GNAT family N-acetyltransferase, whose protein sequence is MTTLPLVIRPETPRDNDAIERLHERAFGPGRYARTAFRLREGVSHLPDLSFTALVGTLLVGSIRVSPARAGSSPLLVLGPLTVDPAFGSRGIGAALMRASLDAARAGGHGLVILVGDAPYYARFGFRVLPPRKLTLPGPVDPGRFLALELREGALAEAGGSVVGGA, encoded by the coding sequence GTGACCACGCTTCCCCTCGTCATACGGCCCGAGACCCCGCGCGACAACGACGCCATCGAGCGCCTGCACGAGCGCGCCTTCGGCCCCGGCCGTTATGCCCGCACCGCCTTCCGGCTGCGCGAGGGCGTGTCCCATCTGCCCGATCTCTCGTTCACGGCGCTCGTCGGCACGCTGCTGGTCGGCTCGATCCGGGTCTCGCCGGCCCGGGCGGGTTCGAGCCCGCTCCTGGTGCTCGGCCCGCTGACGGTCGATCCGGCCTTCGGCAGCCGCGGCATCGGTGCTGCGCTGATGCGCGCATCCCTGGATGCCGCCCGGGCCGGCGGCCACGGCCTCGTCATCCTGGTCGGCGACGCGCCCTATTACGCCCGGTTCGGCTTCCGGGTGCTGCCGCCGCGCAAGCTCACCCTGCCGGGCCCGGTCGATCCGGGGCGGTTCCTCGCGCTCGAGCTGCGCGAGGGAGCCTTGGCGGAAGCCGGGGGCAGCGTCGTCGGCGGGGCCTGA